The Mytilus galloprovincialis chromosome 3, xbMytGall1.hap1.1, whole genome shotgun sequence genomic interval GTCATATCTTCTCTTAAAGCTTTTCTCCTCAGTCTTGAAGATGAACATCCTTGAACGATTTGAGATTTTACTTCCCGATTGTCATCATTAAATTCACAGTTGACGGATAATTGTCTTAACTTTGTATGAAACGCATCCATTGTTTCATTTGTTTCTTGCTTTGCCTGACGGAATTTATATATTTCGTATTCAACGTTTTTCTTCGGTGCAAAGTATTCAGTAAGCTTCGTAAGTGCTGTATCGTAATCCTCTCCAGTTTCTTGTAAGGTATCAAAAATGTCATTTACTTCTTCCCCTGCGTAATGCAAAAGTAACGCTCTTTGTCTCACTTTATCCTTGATATTCATTCCAACAAGTAAATTTTGAAGTCGTTTTGTCCATTTTTTCCAGCGCTGATCAGCTGCACTTTCATGTACACTGAAAGGTGGAAACACAGGTAGTGCTGATGCCATAATGGAACTAATCAATACTATTAATTAATCCAATTGTTCATTTGTTAATCCAATTTGTCTCGTCGCCATTATAAAATAGCTACTAATTGCTAGAGAGGTAATAAAGTCGTCTGCACAGTTTCATGGTTTTAATACaactgataaactaatacaaGTTACACACATGATAAGACGGTCTGCATCTGTTAAAGTAATTAAGTTCTGTAGTGACCTTAGATAAACAATTTCAATACAttacacagaccagaaaacataatgcccctctactatcgtaggtggggcataaaaaggaacAACAAATACTTTTTTCAGATTTGTATCCAGTTAAGAAGAaattaagaaatataaatgaatcaaCTAATCCAATTGAAAGGAACTCCTGATCCTCTTATTTTAAAGCCTTACTTACATCctaaacatataaacaaatataacaaaagtaGATACACAAAAAGATACATAGATTGATACAAGAGAACAGATAAAAGAGAAAAACGATCAAGGAATTTTCTGgtaaaaaaatacacaaactATTCTATATTGATCCAATTTAATAAGGAAGTGATAACTCaatacattatttacattttagaTGGTGGAGGGGTCACCTGTACATCAGATACTAGGAAATTAAAGTTATCTAATTctctgagggtatcaccagcccagtagtcagcacttcttgTGTTGAAttaagttatcattgatatgttcataattataaattaactgtttacataactttgatttttttaaatagtaaggCTTGtctacatcaggaatagattaccttagctgtatttggcaaaacttttagaattttggtcctcaatgctcttcaacatcgtaatttatttggcatttttaagatttgttttattcgagcatcattaatgagtcttttgtagacgaaacgcgcgtcaagagctaatataaaatttcaatcctggtatttatgatgagtttacttattctcatcatttttaaaaagtatGAATAACAAAATGAAGAAAGTACGAGGGCATGTGATTTCAAGCAATCACTTTAAAGGCAAACgatgaaaacaattttaatatattagtATTCAAGTTGTCCCATTActccagaaatatttttttctaattgcaATTTGAATTAAAACCATCACAAACAATAGGCAAGCAGTTAATATGTTATGTGACATCATGCTTCAAAGCATCTGGAACAATTCAATTACCTTTCATGGATCAAGCGGATACTTTTCACAAAACATAGTATttcgaaccctaccaaaaacccggggttatctcaggtgccctggaagggtaagcagatcctgctccacatgtttcATCGTCGTCTTACTCATGCAAGTACAACCCCGATGTTAATGTAATTCGGTAGCTTATATTTGGAGAAAGGAAAACGGGATTTTGATAACGACAATTGAAACATCAATTTCTAGAAGTTAGTCAAAATATGATTCAGAATTAACCGTATCGTTTTAACTGTCCCCTACCGAATTATTAGCCGGTTGAgcaataacataagcaacacgacgggttcaaCATGTGGCGCAGGACTGAGATGacccccagttttttggtggggttcgtgttgcttagtttttagttttctatgttgtcatctgtactattatttgtctgtttgtctttttattttttagccatggcgttgtcagtttattttcaatctatgagtttgaccgtcccttacctttctttcgcccctcttttgtagaTTCCATCCCCTTTTCACAAATgggacctaccaaattagacgtATTACTGAGAGTGTACAAACATGAGCAataagacgggtgccacatgtggaacaggttCTGCAAAATGTTCCAGAGTACCTGAAATCATCACACTGTTTGATTGTGTTTgcgttgctcaatctttagttttctatattgtgttttgtttactattcattttcttttggtctatttttctcttTTAGCCATGACATGGTAAGTGtgtatttttgacttatgagtttgaatgtccctattGTATGTTTCGCCTCTCTACTGGATCCTATACATCTCATGttaatgggatagatgcgttcaatatGGGCATCTAACTTAGAATAATTGGTGAGGGAACATCATCTACATAGCGTTAATTGAAGCTACAGctgattccattgagtgtgtaggcaaaggtaatatctttggttagtttgattgctagctgaaccgtgaagtcattattaggtaaggtatactatcCTCCTTTCAAAGTAGCCTAGTCCgccagacagatagattggttaccTGTTGGACTAGTCTACTTTTAAGGAGGGTAGTTTatctaacctaataatgacttcaaggttcagctagcaagcaagctaaccaaagatattacctttgcctataCACTCAATTGAATCAGCTGTAAAGGATAATGCTGACTTATTTCTGTCTGCCTACGCAGATCATGCGTGAAGTCAGCCTCGTGAAAAATGAACAAGTTGGCAAAAGTATGAATACAGTGGGTTCCCATGGGAATGCCAATTGTTTGACAATTTAAAAGAATCAGTCAATTATCAGttaagttgacttatttgttgataATATCTTCATGAAATTTTAGCAGGAAACAGTTCCCATCTATCTTTTAGTTTCAAAATCATAATAAAGtgaatttttagctcaccttgcccaaagggccaagtgagcttttcccatcactttgcgtccggcgtccgtcgtgtgtcgtcgtccgtcgtcgttaactgggttagtagtttgaaaaatgtgtccggtgacccggccatcaaaccaagatggccgccatggctaaaaatagaacatggggtaaaatgcagtttttggcttataactcaaaacccaaagcatttagagcaaatctgactggggtaaaattgtttatcagttcaagatctatctgccctgaaattttcagatgaatcggacaacccgttgttgggttgctggccctgaattagtaattttaaggaaattttgctctttttggttattatcttaaatattattatagatagagataaactataaacagcaataatgttctccaaagtaagatttacaaataagtcaacatgactgaaatggtcagttgacccctttaggagttattgccctttatagtcaatttttaaccatttttcgtaaatcttagtaatcttttacaaaaatcttctcctctgaaactactgggccaaattaatccaaacttggccacaatcatcttttgggttagtagtttgaaaaatgtgtccggtgacccggccatccaaccaagatggccgccatggctaaaaatagaacatggggtaaaatgcagtttttggcttataactcaaaacccaaagcatttagagcaaatctgacatgggggttaaattgtttatcaggtcaagatctatctgccccgaaatttttagatgaatcggacaacccgttgttgggttgctgaccctgaattgttagttttaaggaaattttgctgtttttggtcattatcttgaatattattattgatagatataaactgtaaacaacaataatgttcagcaaagtaagatttacaaataagtcaacatgaccgaaatggtcaattgacccccttaggagttattgttctttatagtcaatttttaacaattttcataaaatttgtaaatttttactaacattttccactgaaactaatgggccaagttcattatagatagagataattttaagcagcaagaatgttcagtaaagtacggtgtacaaacacatcaccatcaccaaaacacaattttgtcatgaatccatctgcttcctttaatattcacatagaccaaggtgagcgacacaggctctttagagcctctagtttaaactagataccccaatgatgattgtggccaagtttggattatttggcacagtagtttcagaggaaaagatttttgtaaaatattactaagatttacgaaaaatggttaaaagttgactataaagggcaataactcctaaaggggtcaattgaccatttcagtcatgttgacttatttgtaaatcttactttgctgaacattattgctgtttactgtttatctctatctataataatattcaagataataaccaaaaacagtaaaatttccttaaaatgatcATTTTaggggcatcaacccaacaacgggttgtccgattcatctgaaaatttcagggcagatagatcttcacctgtttaacaattctacccccatgtcagatttgctctaaatgctttggtttttgagttataagccaaaaactgcattttacccctatgttctatttttagccatggcggccatcttggatggttggccgggtcaccggacacattttttaaacaagataccccaatgatgattgtggccaagtttggtttaatttggaccagtagtttcagaggagaagatttttgtaaaagttaacgacgacgacggacgacggacgacgacggacgccggacgccaagtgatgagaaaagctcacttggtcttttaggccaggtgagctaaaaatgtgtggcgtgacctgccaaccaaccaagatggtcgccacggctataaatagaacatatgggtcaaatgtagattttggcttataactcaaaaacaaaagcatttagagcaaatctgacatgaagtaaaattgtttatcaggtcaagatctatctgccctgaaattttcagatgaatcggaaaacccgttgttgggttgttgcccctgaatcggtaattttaaagaaattttgctgtttttggttattaccttgaatattattatagatagagataaactgtaaacagtaataatgttcagcaaagtaagatatacaaataagtcaacgtgactgaaatggtcagttgacccctttaggagttattgccctttatagtcaatttttaaccatttttcataaatcttagttatcttttacaaaaatcttctcctctaaaactactgtgccaaattaatccaaacttggccacaatcatctttagggtatctagtttcaaaaatgtgtccgatgacccggccatcaaattaAGATGGCccccacggctaaaaatagaacataggggtaaaatgcagtttttggcttgtaactcaaaaaacaaaagaatttagagcaaatctgacatggggtaaaattgtttatcaggtcaagatctatctgccctgaaattttcagatgaatcggacaacccgttgttgggttgctgcccctgaatcggtaattcaAGTTAagggaattttgctgttttgggttattatctagaatattattatagatagagataaactgtgaacagtaataatgttcagcaaagtaagatttacaaataagtcaacatgatcgaaatggtcaattgaccccctaaggagttattgtcctttatagttaatttttaacaattttcataaaatttgtaaatttttattaacattttccactgaaactactaagccaagtttattatagatagagataattgtaagcagcaagactgtttagtaaagtaagatgtacaaacacatcaccatcaccaaaacacaattttgtcacgaatccatctgcttcctttgtttaatattcacatagaccaaggtgagcgacacaggctctttagagcctctagttatttgaTAGCAGAAATTCCAATAAGGAGTTGATTGTCCATTTCAGATATTTATTTATTAGTATTGTAAGGTAAGTGTATTTGCTTATTCTGTTTTATTTGCCTCACCTAAATAATTTATACTTATTAAAATTGAAGAACTTGTAATTTTCTGATCAACATTTTGGTACATTGGGATTCTAACTTATCACGATGTACTTCAGTAAAGTTGAAGCTCCCGAGTTCCCTTGTGCATAAAATTTGTCAGTAAAATTTATAGTCATTTTTGCCTTTGATAGAGAACCACAAGTATTACTAGTATAGTGCTTAAATGGTAACTAATCTCCAATTTCAGACAATTACTCCATTACAAAGTCAATTGATAGTGTCAAAATATTGGCATTTTGGTTTAGTagattttgtgttgttttttaagTGTTACTTACAGTTTCAATTGATCTATGATTCATCAAAATTAGTAGGCAAAACTCAAATAAGACCAAAAGTGTCAGTAATGTCTATAACTCCTCTAAAGAATCTATTAATGGTAACAGTCTATTTTCCAATCAAGGGACAAAGCCAAAACTAGACAAACCAACAAAAACGAAATGGTCATAATGCcccaatctaaaaaaaaacaaaaaatacatatagACAGAAAAGCACATGCAATGATATGATGCTGAGTTTTCTTGGTCAGTCTGATTTCAAGTCAAAGTATGAAGACATAATCATGAATCATtactacatgtatgttttgtCAGAAGCTCGAAATAATCTTGTAGAATAATCTATTGATGGCAATGATTAAAATTGTATATGAAGGACTCAagaacataataaataaataaagctTTCTAACACTCAAATGAACATAATGTCGACCAGGTATCATACTGGAAGCAAAACCATATCAATGATGTATAACAAATAGGTCATTATAAAAACATCAGTTCAATGAAGACATAAAGTTGCACGTGATGACATACAAAGTATATCACACTTCTTTTTAGACTCAATAACTAGAGGttttaaagagcctgtgtcgctcaccttggtctatgtgcatattaaataaaggacacagatggattcatgacaaaattgtgttttggtgatggtgatgtgtttgtagatcttaatttactgaacattcttgcttcttgcaattatctcaatttataatgaatttggcccattagttacagaggaaaatattttgttaaaatttacaaaagtttacaaaattattgaaaattgactataaagggaaataactccttaagggggtcaactgacctttttggtcatgttgacttatttgtggatcttgctttgcttaacattattcctgtttacagtttatctctatcgataataatgttcaagataataaccaaaaacagcaaaatttccttaacaatttccaattcaagggcagcaacccaacaaccagttgtcagattcatctgaaaatttcagggcagatagatcttgacttgcaaaacaatttaacccccatgtttgaattgctcttaatgctttggtttcagagttagttataagccaaaatctacattttacccctatgttctatttttagcaatggcagccatcttgttggttggcagggtcaccacacacatttttaaactagatacctcaatgacgATTacggccaagtatggttaaatttggactagaagttttagaggagaagatttttgtaaatgattagaaaaaattatgaaaaattggtaaaaaatgactacaaagggcaataactccttaaagggtcaactgaccattttagtcatattgacttatttgtagatcttactttgctgaacattatcgctgtttacagtttatctctatctataatattattcaagataatagccaaaagaacggtataatttccttaaaattgcaaattcaggggcagcaatccaacaaccggttgtccgattcgtctgaaaatttcagggcagatagatctttacctgataaacaatttttccgcttgtcagatttgctctaaatgttttcatttcagagttataagccaaaatatacattttacccctgtgttctatttttagctatggtggccatcttggttggttggttggccggatcacgccacacattttttaaaccagataccccaatgatagattgtggccaagttttattaaatttggcccagtagtttcagaggagaagttttttgtaaaagctaacgacgacggacgacgatggacgacgacgcCGCACGCAAAGTGTGAGCCAGGTGAGCGAAAAAGTAAAGTATTATCAACTGGAAAGAAACTGTCCAGCTGATCTGACATTGTGCATCTGAATACTTTAAATATCCCAttcagatatacatatatatacagaaaGATGCTGGGCTCATTGTATGAAAATACAAAGTATTTTTTAAACAGGAACTTACAGTACTACTCACTCTTCAGAAAATTTCTTACACTGTTTAATGTTGGTGAACAACtattaaatattttcttaataacAGACAATGTAGCCTTCAgcagaatgtgtccatgggacacagatggtGTCCTGCTTGAATATAACATTAAGGGACATATctcaagaatggtaaaagtgacacaaTCCAAATTGGCATTTGATCTGAATtttttggtaataagcattatgtacaagtttaataacatttgtttgagaCTAAAGTTAGAGAAAAGAAACTTATTTTGAGACATACAGATGGACAAGGGTTGCACTTTATGCACCCCTCCACTGTGGTGGGGACAAAAACAAGATTGTAACTGCATGGTGTATCTGAATAGGTTTACTGGTACATCGTAAAActcattgttatatattttccttttcctttctgacttttaaaaaaaataggccatctgttttctgtttcttttttcatatccTATGTAGCAAAGTATTATTTTTGGTACATTTCAGCTCACACTCATCAAAAAACCTttgtaaaacaaatgtgatttATTATAAAATCTATAACATAATATTTGTCATCCACTATCACTACCACTGTCCATTTCATTGTCTGATTGAGGGTTTTCACTATCACTTTCTTTATCCCAGTCTTTCATTTTAGCCCCCATCATGTAATCATCTCTTAAAATGTCCCATTTCTTCTTATCACTGTCTTCTTGATCAGATTCGTTTTccttcaattaaaacaaaaacaacatataacatagtcataacataacataacataagcATTTCGTCAATGTTACAAGTTTCGattcaaatattctttttttatctaatatCAACAAATCCTGTTGATAGGGCAgtcatatctaaaaaaaaatcaacatatttgctacttcaataaatgaattaatcataattatatttaataactttatgagaataaactgaCATGACCTGACAATATTTACATAGCACTGAAAAAACTCAAAGACACATTTCAAAAAACAGAATCTAAATCTGACACTGCTGTGAAATGTCAAGGTTTAAGTTTGCATTGATCAGTTAGGCCATTGCAAATTATTTTCTAGTCATTCAAAACTCTAACTGGAAAAAACCCAAACAGGTTTATAATATAACTAAAAGTACATGATTTGTTGATAAGTTTTATTCTCAACTCATATGATCTTAAATACGTCAACATTTCACAAGTTTACCCAAATTTTCCCTTCCACATTTAGTACACAAATTCTGGCTTGCGTGACTtgaggttgctgtctcattggaatATATCCCAATATATCCTTTTATTCAATATTCATCATGTAATTCTAATGAAATAAATAACCCATGAAACCATTTTGTGTTCAATTTTATGTCCATTTTCAGAAACTGTTTACCCTCTTAATACAATTTATTTAtacattcaaataattttaaaatattaaagacaGTATCTACAGAAAGGACTACTGTGTTATAACATGACTCGACAATGTTTTTACCTGTTTAATttctgttttcatattcattctTTGGTTAGATACATTTGCTACAGTTTGTCCTTTTAGTAAATCCAAGAATTTTCCTTTTGTCATTTTGCCTAAAGCCTTTGATTTTTTTGCTTCAGTTGGACCTGCATCATCTAATTGTTCTTTCAATATTTTCTGTTGTTTCCTAACTGCATTAAATAATTGGACAACTCCCCTGAAATATGGGTTAATAATATTGATCATTAAAATATTGAGCAAAACTAAGAAAGTTTACAATAAATGAACTATATTCTTGTTTGATGTGCATCGGGTTTATGTATTCTATATTCTTGATTTATGTTGATATTGAGTCAATGTTAAACTATTCTACTTTCTTGTTCTGTGGTGATTTGAAGTAAATGTTAACTTTTGTACATTCTTTTTCCATGTGGGTATAAATGCTTCATTCATTTACCATGCAAGACATATTCACTATCATGACTGTATGCATGGTTAACTTTGTATCTTTCAtagttaaaaacataaaatatactacCATAGTACATagtttgtttaacatttgttCTTTTGAATATTGTGTACTTGGCCAAGTTGAACCATGTTGTCCAAATATCTCCATTATTAAAGAATTGAATGTTTCATTTATAGTTTTAATGGGTGTAAGATTGTTGACTAAAAACATTGTGAATGACGCATTTAAGTTTCTGCGCCTAATGACAAAAATGTGTTCAacatgtttgcacctgtcccacaACAGGAGCCTCTTGCTGTGTTCATGGTGTTAATCTTGTACgttttaaattttagttaatttatatgttttggagaaTTGAAATTAAGTGTGAGGTCCATTTTCACTtatctagtatacatttttgttaaagtggCCAACTGAAGCAATCCCCCAAGTGCAGGATTTTctagctgtgttgaagacccattggtggcattggtcagattgttgtctctttgacacattccccatttctaatCTCAATTTTATGTCATGTACTTTTTATAACAGGGTATATTACATCAAAACAGACCTTTGTGCTATTCTTTGTAAAGCTCTTTCTTTATCCCTCTCCAGTGGATCAGGTTTTACCTTCGCCATTTGTTCCCAAAGCCTTttctacaaatttaaattttcaattgcaatcTTTGtacaatcattttaaaataaacaataagtcAGTAACAATAAGAATTAGATTTGACACACGACAATTTCTCGCCTGCTgaaatttttaattagtttaaaaGAGAGCAGCCTGGTGTATGGATTAGATAGGAAAGAAAGTAGATCTGTTTTCAACTGAATACTTACTTTTTCATAAAGTTGCAAATCAGAAAATTGCTCATTTCAGAACAAATCAACAGATATACAGTACCTGAGATATGAACTTTGAAACTTAACTTTTGTTGAAGTTAAAACAAGGCCAATACATCTAGTTTTTGTTAAGCACCTGGATCAAATTACTTATGTACATAAGTATCTTATGGATAATTGTCACATCAACAATTAAACCTCATCTCCTAATTGAATATacgaattatttttttcaaattcacaaAAGCTTCTTAGCCCCCATTCTCCTTAAATCAAGTTGCTATCCACTAAGATGTCATCACAATATTATTTGTTTACCAATTTTACTGCATTTTTAACAGTTTCTCTGTTACTATAATATTCTCTGgataatgtaataaaaacaacTGAAAGTTCATAAAATTCATCATAAGGGCAATAGCTCAAATCTCCTGTTTTAGTGGTCGTTTATCTTGTTAAGTTTCCTAGACAAGTGTCTTTAATACTAAATAAGTTAGCAATTGTAATTCAAAGGTAATAAGAGTAATTGGAAGGTTTCAGTATTTGTAATTTGTAAATCATTAATTGCTTTTGAAATTAATTCTGGCTGCAGACACACTATGTACCTTCTCTAATGATGTTTTATCTTCGTGCTTTTCatcatcttcttcttctttctttttccttttcctCTCTAATTTTCTGTCTGTTGTTCCTTTCGCTAAAATCACCTGTTTATGCAGAGGTAcagattttgacaaaatttttgcCATGGCATCAGCCAAACCTTTCTTGGAATCTGTCTCAAT includes:
- the LOC143068000 gene encoding RRP15-like protein, producing MQSISVESPDDGSSDYGSDISGGDEDIETESETGLNNGGDKEIETDSETGLIDEEDETESKTRLAAGGEEEIETDSKKGLADAMAKILSKSVPLHKQVILAKGTTDRKLERKRKKKEEEDDEKHEDKTSLEKKRLWEQMAKVKPDPLERDKERALQRIAQRGVVQLFNAVRKQQKILKEQLDDAGPTEAKKSKALGKMTKGKFLDLLKGQTVANVSNQRMNMKTEIKQENESDQEDSDKKKWDILRDDYMMGAKMKDWDKESDSENPQSDNEMDSGSDSG